Within the Polymorphobacter megasporae genome, the region CGCAAGGGATGGACCTTGAGCATTGCGGTCATCGCCGTCGGGACATTGACCCCGAGGATAAGTTCGTAGCCGGCGCGGATCAGCATCGAGGCCTCGTCAGATATGCGCGAATCGCACCGCGCTGCTGCTGACACGCTTGCCACGAACCGGCGTCAATTTCCCAGCGATTCGATGCGATCGTTAAGAATAATTGGCGACTAACGACCGCTCGACTTTCGCGTCATCGAACTTCATCCGTCGCCTGCCGCCATTCGGTGAGCGATGTCGGTCCGCGGCTCGCCAAGTAGATCAGCGAGGGCGTGGATCTTCATCGTCCGACCGCTGTAGAAGACCTTAATGGCCACGGCTTGGGCCCCTTTGCGCCGCCGGAACGACGGTGCGCCTTGACGTAACGATCGTCGCCAAGGCCGCATCCGATAACCAGCACAACACTCCCGCAACAGCCAAGCCCTCCGAAAAATCGGAGACTCTCCGAACCAGTACTCTGCGTCGGCATCGGGCTGCTGATTGGGCTTGGACCCTAGGTCGTGATCTCTCTCCGAACGATGCTCGCGCCTGCGCTCAAAGCGGCCAATTTGCCTTGCGCTACGCGGCGAGACAACGGCGCCATGCCGCAGTTCGTCGACGGATAGAGCTTGTCGGCATCGACAAACTTTAGGGCCTGTCGCAGCGTGTCGGCCACTTGCTCAGGCGTTTCGATGCTGTCGGTCGCCACGTCGATGGCGCCGACCATCACCTTCTTGCCGCGAATGAGTTCGATCAGGTCCATCGGAACGTGCGAATTCTGGCATTCCAGCGAGATGATATCGATGCTGGATTCCTTCAGCTTGGGAAAGGCCTTCTCATATTGCCGCCACTCGGATCCTAAAGTCTTCTTCCAGTCGGTGTTGGCCTTGATCCCGTAGCCGTAGCAGATGTGAACGGCCGTCTCGCACTTAAGCCCCTCAGCCGCCCTTTCCAGAGTCGCAACGCCCCAGTCATTCACTTCGTCGAAGAAGACGTTGAATGCCGGTTCGTCGAACTGGATGATATTCACGCCGGCGGCTTCGAGTTCCCTGGCTTCTTGATTGAGGATCTTGGCGAACTCCCACGCCAGCTTCTCGCGGCTCTGATAATGGTCATCATAGAGAGTATCGATCATCGTCATCGGTCCGGGCAACGCCCATTTTATCGGCTGCCCGGTTTGCCGGCGCAGAAATTTAGCATCTTCGATAAAAACCGGATTTTTGCGTTCGACGGTGCCGACCACCGTCGGCACGCTAGCGTCGTATCGATCGCGGATCCTGACAGTCTTCCGCGTCTCAAAATCAACCCCGTTGAGATGCTCGATAAACGTCGTGACGAAATGCTGGCGCGTCTGTTCGCCGTCACTGACGATATCGATGCCGGCCTGCCGTTGATCGTCCAATGACAGACGCAAAGCGTCTTGTTTGCCATCGACCAGATCTTTGCCATCTAACTTCCACGGCGACCAAAGCGTCCCGGGTTGCGCAAGCCAGACGGGCTTGGGCAAGCTGCCGGCAGTCGAAGTAGGTAGCAATGTGTTCATGGTAGCGGCCTTATGTCTTGATGAATCAGAGCGTGAGACTTGCGGACCATTGCTCGAGTGCGGTCTGATAGGGCTTGATCAGGCGTTCCTCGGTGAACCTGCCCTGCTCGACAGCTAGTCTGCTGCGTTCTTCACGATCGTAGACGATGCGAGTCAGCGAAAAGTCCTGGTACTTAAGACTTGGCTGATAGCGTTCTGCGGCTGCAGAGTTGGCGTTGTAAATTTCAGGCCGATAGATCTTCTGGAAAGTCTCCATCACACTGATCGTGCTGACCAGCTCAAGATTGGTGTAGTCACCAATCAGGTCGCCAAGATGGTAAAAGGCGAACGGCGCGACGCTGTTCGGGGGCATGAAATAGCGAACTTTCATCCCCATCTTGGCGAAATATGCGTCGGTGGCTGAAAACTCGTCGTTACGATATTCGAAACCCA harbors:
- a CDS encoding methionine synthase — protein: MNTLLPTSTAGSLPKPVWLAQPGTLWSPWKLDGKDLVDGKQDALRLSLDDQRQAGIDIVSDGEQTRQHFVTTFIEHLNGVDFETRKTVRIRDRYDASVPTVVGTVERKNPVFIEDAKFLRRQTGQPIKWALPGPMTMIDTLYDDHYQSREKLAWEFAKILNQEARELEAAGVNIIQFDEPAFNVFFDEVNDWGVATLERAAEGLKCETAVHICYGYGIKANTDWKKTLGSEWRQYEKAFPKLKESSIDIISLECQNSHVPMDLIELIRGKKVMVGAIDVATDSIETPEQVADTLRQALKFVDADKLYPSTNCGMAPLSRRVAQGKLAALSAGASIVRREITT